The stretch of DNA aGGAAATTATATTCTCGCTATAACCGGATTAAACGTCTTTTATTCGCTTCCGGACGAGAATTATAACTTCGGAAACTTCCcgttgaaatttattttcaacaaatactaattttaaatttaagaaTGAGATACATTAACGAAATAAGCCACGCATTACATGCATTTTTTGTGAACGAcaatatggtttttttttagttatttttcaaGCATTCTCATTATATTTATTTGTTCCGTCCTGCACAATCTGCTTTCCAATGCATTCAGGTCAGCTGCACTttattcgttcccaaacagttcgctCGCGATCAGTTCGTTCGGAATCAGCTTGTTAGCGAATAaagcgcgattcacatacaacatccacgtcacgttcacgttccgtcacgtaacgttgcgtcaattattctgccatgcaattcctattgaagcattcacatacaccagcaacggcaaatcgaagttgccgttgtcggtgtatgtgaatgtttgcacgagaactgcttggaagaacaattgacgcaacgtgacgggacggaacgtgaacgtgacgtagatgttgtatgtgaatcgcacttaaccgTTCATTCACCCTTTTTGGCGAACTTGTCGAAATCAcgtaatttttcgttacatccccctatatagaaatcagacacgcagtcctacgtcaaacaaatgtttaattttgaataatttgaatatttttgtattcttaaaagagaaataaaacgtCCAATGCCctcttaagtgcgattcacatacaacatctacgtcacgttcacgttccgtcccgtcacgttgcgtcaattgttcttccaagcagttcttatgcaaacattcacatacaccgacaacggcaacttcgatttgccgttgctggtgtatgtgaatgcttcaataggaattgcatggcagaataattgacgcaacgttacgtgacggaacgtgaacgtgatgtagatgttgtatgtgaatcgcgcttTAACGTTATTCATTTTGATTCGGCATGTACGAGATGGTGAAAATGGCAACGCACCACCAGCTTgcatgtgaaaaactctcaacTGGGCACCCTACCACGCCGTCAACAATACGTCAAACGCAACCAAAAAATCTTCCGAGCTCGATACATCAATCGTTGTGACGTGGTGAAAATTTTCGGCTAGAATCACCTCAGTGCCATCGAATATTTCGCAATTTTCAGGCTCAGAAGTGATAAATTGGTCACCAGTGCACTACGAATCTATTCCTTGCGTTCGAGACAAGCGGTGGACGGTGAAATCCGGCACGGAAACGATTCAAAATGAGCTCTTTCAAGAGAGACAAAAAAGAGGAGGAGGAAGGTAAGAGAACGATAACACCGCCTATGTCTGCTTGGGGTTTGCTTCTCGGTGGGATGTTTTTACTTCCCCCGCAAGACATGGAAAAAGGACGTAAGATGTAATTGTTTGCTTTTTTTCCGGTACGCATTAAAGGGGGTAACAATCCCTTCATGAATCTAGAGAAGACGGCCGTGTTACAGGAAACAAGAATGTTCAACGAGACACCAGTCAATGCCCGCAAATGCACCCACATTCTGACGAAAATTTTGTACCTCATCAATCAGGTAGTGtgaatttttcattctaatagTAATAATTGATGTGAACTACTTGGCACTAATATGTTCGTTTTAGGGTGAACAACTGGGCACTCGCGAGGCGACTGAATGTTTTTTCGCCATGACAAAGTTGTTCCAATCGAAGGATGTCATCATGCGCCGCATGGTCTATTTGGGCATCAAGGAGCTAAGCCCGATTGCCGATGATGTGATTATCGTAACTAGCTCGTTGACCAAGGACATGACCGGAAAGGAAGATTTGTATCGTGCTCCAGCGATTCGTGCATTGTGCAGTATTACCGATAATACGATGCTGCAGGCGGTTGAACGTTACATGAAGCAGTGTATTGTGGATCGGAACGCTTCGGTGTCCAGTGGAGCCTTGGTGAGTTCGTTGCACTTGACAACCACGGCGGGTGATGTGGTCAAACGTTGGGCCAACGAAGCACAGGAAGCATTGAATAGCGATAACATCATGGTGCAATATCACGGATTGGGTTTGCTGTACCATATCAGAAAGGCCGACCGACTGGCCGTCACCAAGTTGGTGAATAAATTGAccaagcaaaatttgaaaagccCGTATGCAGTTTGTTTCTTGATCAGAATAGCTTGTAAAATAATCGAGGAGGAGGATGCAGCCGGGAATTCAAGCGCCGAGTCgcctttgtttgtttttgtggaGTCGTGTTTGAGGAACAAAAGTGAAATGGTTGTTTACGAAGCGGCGCATGCTTTTGTAAATCTGAAGAGGACCAACCCTAGGGAGCTCTCTACCGCGGTGAGCATCCTCCAGCTGTTCTGTGGATCTTCGAAGGCCACCCTCAGATTTGCCGCTGTCAGAACGATGAATAAAGTTGCGATGCTTCATCCACCAGCTGTTAACGTTTGCAATCTGGACCTCGAAGGATTGATTGCCGACTCGAATCGCTCAGTTGCCACCCTGGCAATCACAACGCTGCTGAAGACGGGAGCTGAAAGTTCGGTCGAACGTTTGATGAAGCAGATTGCAACGTTCGTCGCGGAAATCTCCGACGAGTTCAAGGTGGTCGTGGTTCAAGCCATTCGCGCGCTTTGTTCCAAATTCCCCCGCAAGCACGGGGTTATGATGAACTTTCTTAGCGGAATGTTACGCGAGGAGGGTGGCCTCGAGTATAAAACATCAATTGTTGACACAATCATCCTGATCATTGAAGAAAATCCGGAAGCTAAAGAGTCCGGCCTATCGCACCTATGCGAGTTTATTGAAGATTGTGAGCACACTTCGCTGGCCGTACGAATTCTCCACTTGATGGGCAAAGAAGGCCCGTACTCGAAGTGTCCCTCCCGCTACATTCGATTCATCTACAATCGGGTAATTTTGGAAAATGCCACCGTTAGAGCTGCAGCGGTCGCAGCCATCGCTCAGTTCGGAGCTTCCTGTCCGGATCTGTTGCCGAATGTGCTAGTACTGTTGAACCGTTGCCAAATGGATTCGGACGATGAGGTGCGCGATCGCGCCACCTATTACTATTCAATCCTGACAAAATCAAGCCCCGAACTCAACAAGGCTTATATCACCGAAAATGGAATCGTGTCTTTGCCACTGCTGGAGAAATCGCTCAAGGAGCACTTGAATGGACCACTCACGGAGAAATTCGATATTGCGATTGTGCCTAAGTCACAAACCGTTCAACCGCAGACTACCGATGAAGTCATGATCATGAACAATGGTAAGTGCATGCGTTCAATGACATTAGTTGAGTTTTATATATAAAACCGTTACCAGCAATCCCGAAAGTGCCACGAATCACGCGGGAAGAAGCCAACACTGAGAAACTGCTCCAGATTCCTGGCATACATCGGCTTGGAGCCCTACACAAATCATCTGCTCCGGTACAGCTCACCGAAAGTGAAACCGAATACACTGTGTCCTGTATCAAgcactgcttcggcagtcacgTTGTTTTCCAAGTAACGATAGAGACGAAGCAATGCAATTCACATAATGATGAGTGGTTTTGTCATTTCAGTTCGATTGCGTGAACACCCTTTCCGATCAACTTCTCGAAAATGTACGCGTCGATCTGGTACTGCCGGATGGATTTATCAAACGAGCGGTCATACCGTGTCCGAAGCTTCCCTATGGCGAAAAAGAATCCACCTACGTTATCGTTGAGTTCCCACCAGATCTACCCAATTCAATCGGTAAGAAAGTCGCTTAGAGTGTGTGAATGCCATgatttcctgttttttatttgcTTTCGTTCCAGCTGCTTTTGGAGCAACACTACGGTTTCTCGTTAAAGACTGTGACCCGTCGACTGGTCTGCCTGATTCCGACGAGGGTTACGACGACGAGTATATGCTTGAGGACATCGAAATAACCGTTGCTGATCAGATCCAGAAATCCAAGAAACAAAACTTCAACGCCGCTTGGGAGAGCGCGGATCCGGATGGTGAGTTTTCGTTGTCGTTTTGCGTTAACCGGTCTCCCTGACTGACCGAGCCgttcatttttacacatttTGTTCTAAATTCTAGAATGGGTTGAAGCGGAAGATACCTTTGTGCTGTCTACGGTGAGCAGTTTACAGGAAGCGGTGAATACGATTCTCAAGTTCCTTGGACTTGCGCCCGCCAATCTATCGGAGAAGGTGGCAGATGGTGCCCACACTCATACCCTGCTGTGCTCAGGTTCGTACCATCAGaattattttttgattttataaTGTAGTTGAATATTGAGTATTAATATTGAATATTGGTCGTCTAGGGGCAATATTGAAGCCCCTAGACGAACAATTATATTGTACAAACCAAATACTGCGCCATAATATTGAACGTTTATGGGCCGATTAAAACTCTCGCACAAATTTGGCCCGAAGGAATTTAGATCCGATTTATTTTCGCAAGTTGAAACTTTAAATTGTATTTTCCAGAAGCACCGCTGTGCAACAGAgaagtgcttctgtattttacGAAATATCGGTTGAATTGATTGGTAAACATTATTTTGGAGAGTCAAATATGATCAACTGGGGGCTTTGAACCTGCGATCGTGAACTAGTAAGCGGACACGCGACCAAATCAACTATGAAAACCCCCTATCCTCGAATTGTAGCCAATTGGTCTGAGCAGTTTTTGTTCttattatttccattttttgttcCACAACGTATTTTAGTTGGCACGATAGCCTCTAATTACTTTTCACTCtttcaaaaatgtaacgattcattaagagttttcgaaTGCGTATTACTCAAAgccgttattgcgacatatgttgtgttatataccattagacagaaaATTTATCCAACATTTGAACAGTCAATATAGTAGAAaggttaacaatttgacgattataatgggtatgttttttttttcctgtgtACTAACCACTCGTTTTCCTCCCCGaagcaacgagcaatcttttgcctaaattcgggcgtttgctcacaatgtgagttgatgcggataatgaattattttccatttaccgataataggtatTTATCAGGTATTGTATTTCATGTTACCCAAttaattcgtgctcaattcacgtttttatcgtgtaggtcttgttaCCAACAatgtatgtaattgtggtccaggatgtaaTGATATCGAGCTTGGTTATGTTATgagtttggttatgtaaaatatgcaattaatgaatttaactggctagAAGATGGAAAGGgtatattagaggcgaatgaactgcaaagtttaaagcctcttaaaaacaaagaaagaaagaaaagggtatactcacgcgtatcaaattatgatagcttgaataGTCgtgatcttaatattatgcttGTTATATATCCTAAGAAACctgcttcacttcctcgaatgcacatgccCATTCTCCTTTTACTTTCCTATACAAATACATATACCTGGCTATAAAGATATTCCACGTTGTCCGAAACATTGTTtgaagggggcctatccgagcgtctgttcatcATGATGGGCCTCAAAACAGCGTATATTTCCCATATCAGGGCGGTTGATCACTGTCTTCTTGCCAGCGAGtactctaaaaagagctgtgcacgtAGGCCCTCCGGCGAGACAGAGGGTTGGTGCAGACCCTGCAAGTCATCCGTAAAAAtcaaacgcacaggaaaattcacaaagacgTTCGAGACAGGAAAATCGGACTAAACCCACGCGAAAAACACAGCCTAGAGATTGAAAACTCGGAaaatggaactgcaagtctttcacttttcttgcgagtacccgaatccTTTCGGAAacattgagagcccgcaatttcaacatcgtagcgctgtaGAAGGTGTGCTGGAAGGGTTCGATGATTCGATCGTTCCAAGATGAGtataccatctaccagagctgcggcaaaACACACGAGCTgagtacagctttcatcgtgatgggtaAGATTGactggtggccgatcaatgaaaaaagtacagattgaggATGATTGATTGCAACTTTTTCATCATCAGCATTTTCAAGGTCCGCAGtacccatctagctagcaccgatgacgatgaaGAAGAATTccacgcgcagctagagcgtgaatacgatcgctgcccgcAACACAACATctaaatcgtcatcggtgatttgaacacTCAGGTCGGCTAAATGACCGGTAATTGATAGGTTTAacgcccatcagcgaaccaacgaaaacgacctaagatttatcgacttcgctgcctccaagaatatggccatacgtagcacctttttccagcacagcctccaatacctcCAATTACGCCTGGAGATCACcaaagcaaacagaaacacaaattgaccacgttttgatcgatggtcgacacttctcggatatcatcgtcgtcagaacctatcgtggcgctaacatcgattcagaccactactggtgatggtcaaactgcgttctaaactgtcagtcgtcaataacataagacaccagcgctcaccacggtaccacctacgacgactgcaggatccgaacgttgctgcaacatactaGCAGcatcttgaagctgcgttaccgggggtagacgaactggatcgggtatgaacaacgaggacaacggaacgaatggtttgacgacgagtgccgagcgctcctgaacgagaaggacgCAGCACGTGCAGCCATACTGCAACGAGCGattcgacaaaacgtggaacgatacagactgaaacgaaggcagcaagcacatctctttcgggaaaaaaagcgccgcctggaagagaaagagtgtgaggagatggagccaAGATGTGCaggaacaaggaaggaggcatcttgaggaacgaacgcgaggtgatcggaAGGAGAAGGCAGCCCTACGATGAACACATGAACAGTGCGATGACAAGGGACCAAGACCGCCGAgaaggactacaccggtgcagtgaacaacgacgacgtaccatcCCGACGACGGGGTGAGTTAAAATGGTCATTGATCAGCTAAAAacccacaaagcagctggtaaggaagTCCTCGTAGTGAAGCtgttcaagggaggtccgggaAAACTTTTAAAGTGTATGCAACGGTTAATAGTCAGGATCAGGGACACAGAGCAGccaccggaggagtggaaggacagtgtaatctgccccatctataaaaaaggggACAAGCTGGTTGTAgaaactatcgtgccatcacagtcctgaatggtgcctacagaATTCTGTCTCAGATCTCAGATCTTCAGctgtctatcgccaatagtaagtagatttgtgtgaagttatcaggccggattcatgcaaGGTTGCTTGACGACTGATCAGAtgtttacactgcggcagatcttccaaaagtgccgcgattatcaggtccctacgcaccacatcttcgttgacttcaaggccgcataagACCggccgacgacagctatggaggatcatggacgaacacggctttccccttTCCCTAGCAACACCGatccagtgagaaacaaaacCTTTATTGTTTTAGTTCTTCCCTCATTTGCCGCTCGCTGTTTCAGCACCGAATGATGATgtttgtaattatttattgGGTTGAGGAAGAAGAAATGtggtatattgtcaatatatgacaatacttaaacatatcttgtgttgtacttatcgcatcgggtcatactatacggctatttaaagacgtcaaactgtgctacaagtgtcgttttgacagtgttgtgattgtccttttcagtctcaagttatagcgcgtcaaagatggagtcaaccaagcaagaaattcgccatattttacgtttttactacctgcgaggtaaaactgcaacgaaggcggccgaaaaaattcatgTAGTTTATGagcccgatactgtaacgattcacaCAGCACAGCGTTAGTTTGATCGATtgcgttctggtgtagtggctgtcgaagatactccccgtactggtaggccaatcgtcgtggaaaccgataaaatcgttgaaatcatctggctggcatgtgagcactcgctcgattggccaggaactgggtatagaccataaaaccgtttgaaaccatttgcagaagattggattccaaaaaaagctggatatatgggtgccacacgagttggcgcaaaaaaatcttttagaccgaatcaacgcctacgatgcactgctgaaacggaacgaactcgacccatttttgaagaagatggtgactggtgatgaaaagtggatcacgtacgacaacctaaagcgaaaaaagtcgtggtcaaagcgcggtgagccggcccaaaccatcgccaaaccCGGATTGACGGtaaggaaggttttgctgtgagtttggtgggattggaagggaatcatccactatgacctgctcaactatggccagaacctcaactcggttctctactgtgaacaGCTTGACCATTTGAAGCAGTCGAttaaccagaagcggccagaaatgatcaataggaatgatgttgttttccaccaggacaacgctcacacatctttgatgacccgccagaagccacgagagctcggatgggatgtcctattgcgcctaccgtatagtccgaacctggctccaagtgattatcttctcttccggtccatgcaaaatgctcttggtgatactaagttggcctcaaaagaggcttgcgaaaactggctgtctgagttttttgtaaataaggagggggggttttataaggggggggggggataatgaagttgccgtCTTCTAAacggcaacaagtttgcgaacaaatcgGCGCATATtagacttaaattggataattttaagtattttaaagaaagcgtcaaatttcgatcagaaatacgacatttctttttccccaacccaatatatatcATTCATTGTTCTGCACTCATCTGTACAGTATTGATTCACGATAGGTGGTAAAAGATGATGGGCCTGATCCCGAACATCACTTCCACAAAGGACTTCACTTAccagatgccaggtttgaagacatgtcttcattaaagacatttgacttactgtgaagatatttgattttgtgaagacattttgaagacatgaaatatttgaagacatttcagtatgatagagTACGTggtttttgagagatattatttccatgaaattctaactattagctgaaaatatcgtcaaaaaacaaCCTTTcaaaactcataaaatttagttcgcagttgcgcaatatattctttgttcacattcattgaaata from Toxorhynchites rutilus septentrionalis strain SRP chromosome 3, ASM2978413v1, whole genome shotgun sequence encodes:
- the LOC129777625 gene encoding coatomer subunit gamma, translated to MSSFKRDKKEEEEGGNNPFMNLEKTAVLQETRMFNETPVNARKCTHILTKILYLINQGEQLGTREATECFFAMTKLFQSKDVIMRRMVYLGIKELSPIADDVIIVTSSLTKDMTGKEDLYRAPAIRALCSITDNTMLQAVERYMKQCIVDRNASVSSGALVSSLHLTTTAGDVVKRWANEAQEALNSDNIMVQYHGLGLLYHIRKADRLAVTKLVNKLTKQNLKSPYAVCFLIRIACKIIEEEDAAGNSSAESPLFVFVESCLRNKSEMVVYEAAHAFVNLKRTNPRELSTAVSILQLFCGSSKATLRFAAVRTMNKVAMLHPPAVNVCNLDLEGLIADSNRSVATLAITTLLKTGAESSVERLMKQIATFVAEISDEFKVVVVQAIRALCSKFPRKHGVMMNFLSGMLREEGGLEYKTSIVDTIILIIEENPEAKESGLSHLCEFIEDCEHTSLAVRILHLMGKEGPYSKCPSRYIRFIYNRVILENATVRAAAVAAIAQFGASCPDLLPNVLVLLNRCQMDSDDEVRDRATYYYSILTKSSPELNKAYITENGIVSLPLLEKSLKEHLNGPLTEKFDIAIVPKSQTVQPQTTDEVMIMNNAIPKVPRITREEANTEKLLQIPGIHRLGALHKSSAPVQLTESETEYTVSCIKHCFGSHVVFQFDCVNTLSDQLLENVRVDLVLPDGFIKRAVIPCPKLPYGEKESTYVIVEFPPDLPNSIAAFGATLRFLVKDCDPSTGLPDSDEGYDDEYMLEDIEITVADQIQKSKKQNFNAAWESADPDEWVEAEDTFVLSTVSSLQEAVNTILKFLGLAPANLSEKVADGAHTHTLLCSGTFRGDIEVLVRSKLAVSDGVTMHLTVRAMDADVAELITSAVG